Proteins found in one Streptomyces sp. CB09001 genomic segment:
- a CDS encoding metalloregulator ArsR/SmtB family transcription factor produces the protein MSNSEVVELPVLPDSDVVPCCPPITAGELSPADAEKMAGMFKALSDPVRLRLFSRIASHPGGEACVCDIADVGVSQPTVSHHLKKLREAGLLTSERRGTWVYYRVAPAVVAAMAAMLDLRG, from the coding sequence ATGTCGAACTCAGAGGTCGTGGAACTCCCCGTCCTGCCGGACAGCGACGTCGTGCCGTGCTGCCCGCCGATCACCGCCGGGGAGTTGTCCCCGGCGGACGCGGAGAAGATGGCCGGCATGTTCAAGGCGCTGTCGGACCCGGTGCGCCTGCGCCTGTTCTCCAGGATCGCCTCGCATCCGGGCGGGGAGGCGTGCGTGTGCGACATCGCGGACGTCGGTGTCTCCCAGCCGACCGTCTCCCACCATCTGAAGAAGCTCCGCGAGGCCGGCCTGCTGACCTCCGAGCGGCGTGGCACCTGGGTCTACTACCGGGTCGCGCCGGCCGTGGTGGCGGCCATGGCCGCGATGCTCGACCTGCGCGGCTGA
- a CDS encoding NAD(P)-binding domain-containing protein, whose product MNTQQLPVVVVGAGPVGLATAAHLVERGIEPLVLEAGGRAGAAVREWSHVRLFSTWSEVVDPAAGKLLAPTGWTRPDPATYPSGGEWAERYLQPLADALGDRVRTGVTVTGVSRAGRDRIVDADREQQPFVVHVEHADGREARILARAVIDASGTWATPSPAGGGGLPALGEKAAADRITYRVPDLKDPAVRARYAGRRTAVIGSGASAFTALAYLAELAESEDGTGTHAVWILRRGISGSTFGGGTADQLPARGALGLAAKAAVDKGHADAVTGFRTGAFERDADGRLVLVGEDGRRLDPVDDVIVLTGFRPDLSFLDELRLGLDERLQAPVALAPLIDPNQHSCGTVYPHGHRELSHPERGVYLVGMKSYGRAPTFLAMTGYEQVRSVAAAIAGDLDAADRIELTLPETGVCGGAGLFDTPDTEQTDGGGCCAAPLGLGEAGQE is encoded by the coding sequence ATGAACACCCAGCAGCTCCCTGTCGTCGTCGTCGGAGCCGGCCCCGTCGGGCTCGCGACCGCCGCCCACCTCGTCGAACGGGGCATCGAGCCCCTCGTCCTGGAAGCGGGCGGCCGTGCCGGCGCGGCCGTCCGTGAGTGGAGCCACGTGCGCCTCTTCTCCACCTGGAGCGAGGTCGTCGACCCGGCCGCCGGGAAGCTCCTCGCCCCCACCGGCTGGACCCGCCCGGACCCGGCGACGTATCCGTCCGGCGGAGAGTGGGCCGAGCGGTATCTGCAGCCGCTCGCGGACGCCCTCGGTGACCGGGTCCGCACCGGTGTCACTGTCACCGGTGTCTCCCGCGCCGGCCGCGACCGGATCGTCGACGCCGACCGGGAGCAGCAGCCGTTCGTCGTGCACGTCGAGCACGCCGACGGCCGCGAGGCGCGCATCCTCGCCCGCGCCGTGATCGACGCCTCCGGCACCTGGGCCACCCCGTCCCCGGCCGGCGGCGGCGGCCTGCCCGCGCTCGGCGAGAAGGCGGCGGCCGACCGGATCACCTACCGCGTTCCGGACCTGAAGGACCCGGCCGTACGCGCCCGTTACGCGGGCAGGCGCACGGCCGTCATCGGCTCGGGCGCCTCCGCCTTCACCGCACTCGCGTACCTCGCCGAGCTGGCCGAGTCCGAGGACGGTACGGGCACGCACGCGGTGTGGATCCTGCGCCGCGGCATCTCCGGCTCCACCTTCGGCGGCGGCACCGCCGACCAACTGCCCGCCCGCGGCGCCCTCGGTCTCGCCGCGAAGGCCGCCGTCGACAAGGGGCACGCGGACGCGGTCACGGGCTTTCGCACCGGGGCGTTCGAACGCGACGCCGACGGCCGCCTCGTCCTGGTCGGCGAGGACGGACGTCGCCTCGACCCGGTGGACGACGTGATCGTGCTGACCGGCTTCCGCCCCGACCTGTCCTTCCTGGACGAACTGCGCCTGGGCCTGGACGAGCGTCTTCAGGCCCCGGTGGCACTGGCGCCGCTGATCGACCCCAACCAGCACTCCTGCGGCACCGTCTACCCGCACGGCCACCGCGAGCTGTCCCACCCCGAACGGGGCGTCTACCTGGTCGGCATGAAGTCCTACGGCCGCGCCCCCACCTTCCTCGCGATGACCGGGTACGAGCAGGTCCGCTCCGTCGCCGCGGCGATCGCCGGGGACCTCGACGCCGCCGACCGCATCGAACTCACCCTCCCGGAGACCGGAGTCTGCGGCGGCGCGGGCCTGTTCGACACCCCCGACACGGAGCAGACCGACGGTGGCGGATGCTGTGCCGCCCCTCTGGGTCTCGGTGAAGCGGGTCAGGAGTAG